In Psychrobacter ciconiae, the following are encoded in one genomic region:
- the infA gene encoding translation initiation factor IF-1 has product MAKKDDIIEFEGEVVDTLPNTLFKVRLENGHEIIAHISGKMRKHYIRILTGDKVKVEMTPYDLSKGRITYRGKN; this is encoded by the coding sequence ATGGCCAAAAAAGACGATATTATTGAATTTGAAGGCGAAGTCGTTGATACTTTGCCAAATACCCTATTTAAAGTGCGCTTAGAAAACGGTCACGAAATCATTGCCCACATTTCAGGAAAAATGCGCAAACACTATATCCGCATTTTAACGGGCGATAAAGTCAAAGTTGAGATGACACCTTATGACCTATCAAAAGGTCGCATCACCTACCGCGGCAAAAACTAA
- a CDS encoding L,D-transpeptidase family protein encodes MYVNTPLYHALMAAGLSALLLASQSSHAEDSIKQMLMNANSSAKASKQVAADSAVKDANSSAKTSELSALVEPTAKPIADKKASSVAKTEDSDISPVTTAPYQAARLTKSGVNSRFLPTITFTTDNLSAVAKQVNAADWGKSKTLDRATGTKIQALLNWHQSGVGAVDGYWGKNTQKAMQAFQKARNLKVTNELNDETWKALTQDSKLAAQPVLANYKLTDNDVFIKTATIPESAEEKSKLEGMHYQSVIEGLAEKFHMSQGYLKALNPNSSFKSGDIITVYNTGNPINTPVTRVVADKTTQTLYAYDDKDNLIASYPTTVGSTATPSPSGTHTVSVKVHEPNYTFTKDDGSKLIIPPGPNNPVGLVWIGLSKPSYGIHGSPDPERISRQASAGCVRLTNWDALALLGVIQDGATVEFK; translated from the coding sequence ATGTACGTTAATACCCCCCTTTATCACGCACTGATGGCAGCTGGGTTATCAGCGCTGCTGCTTGCAAGTCAAAGCAGTCACGCAGAAGACAGCATCAAGCAGATGCTTATGAATGCTAATTCCTCTGCAAAAGCTAGCAAGCAAGTAGCAGCGGATAGCGCGGTGAAGGATGCAAATAGTAGCGCAAAAACTTCAGAGCTAAGCGCATTGGTTGAGCCAACGGCTAAGCCCATAGCCGACAAAAAAGCCAGTTCAGTCGCAAAAACCGAAGACTCAGACATCAGCCCTGTGACCACTGCGCCGTATCAAGCTGCTCGCCTCACAAAATCTGGTGTCAATAGTCGTTTTTTACCAACCATTACCTTCACGACTGACAACTTATCAGCAGTAGCAAAACAAGTAAACGCCGCCGATTGGGGCAAAAGTAAAACCTTAGATCGAGCCACCGGAACGAAAATCCAAGCGCTACTTAATTGGCATCAAAGCGGCGTGGGCGCTGTCGATGGCTACTGGGGAAAAAACACCCAAAAAGCCATGCAAGCATTTCAAAAAGCGCGTAATTTAAAAGTTACCAATGAGCTTAATGATGAAACTTGGAAGGCATTAACACAAGACAGCAAGCTTGCTGCTCAGCCGGTATTGGCAAATTATAAATTGACTGATAACGATGTATTTATTAAGACCGCGACTATCCCCGAGTCGGCTGAAGAAAAATCCAAACTTGAAGGGATGCACTATCAAAGTGTCATTGAGGGTTTGGCAGAAAAATTTCACATGAGTCAGGGTTATTTAAAAGCGCTTAACCCAAACAGCAGCTTTAAATCAGGCGATATTATTACCGTTTATAATACAGGTAACCCGATTAACACGCCAGTCACCCGCGTGGTTGCGGATAAAACCACCCAAACGCTTTATGCTTATGATGATAAAGACAACTTAATTGCCAGTTATCCGACCACTGTGGGTAGCACGGCAACGCCGTCGCCAAGTGGCACTCATACGGTCAGCGTAAAAGTCCATGAGCCAAACTACACCTTCACCAAAGACGATGGCAGCAAGCTCATTATTCCGCCTGGTCCTAACAATCCGGTTGGACTGGTTTGGATAGGACTTAGCAAGCCTTCATATGGGATTCACGGTTCGCCAGACCCTGAGCGCATCAGCCGCCAAGCCTCGGCAGGTTGCGTTCGCTTGACCAACTGGGATGCGCTAGCGCTGCTTGGTGTCATTCAAGATGGGGCGACGGTCGAGTTTAAATAA
- the leuB gene encoding 3-isopropylmalate dehydrogenase — protein MATVLTLAGDGIGPEIMTQAINVLTAVNDKFNLGLTLESGLIGGAAIDAKGSPLPDETLAKAKAADAVLLGAVGGPKWDAIERSIRPERGLLKIRSELGLFANLRVAKLYPQLANASSIKPEVIEGLDLLIVRELTGGIYFGEPRGIQTLDNGEQQGFNTMVYKTSEIERIGKVAFELAQTRAKASGTPAKVCSVDKANVLEVTELWKQTMIKLQASSYSDVKLSHMYVDNAAMQLIRAPKQFDVMVTGNLFGDVLSDEAAMLTGSIGMLPSASLDESGKGVYEPCHGSAPDIAGQDKANPLATILSVAMMLRYTFKQEDAALAIEQAVSDVLDEGLRTLDILDKNESGVTQVGCKQMGEAVLAKLNS, from the coding sequence ATGGCAACCGTATTAACGCTCGCAGGCGATGGCATTGGCCCTGAAATTATGACCCAAGCCATCAATGTGCTAACTGCCGTCAATGACAAGTTTAACTTAGGATTGACGCTTGAATCTGGATTGATTGGCGGTGCGGCAATTGATGCTAAAGGCTCGCCACTGCCAGATGAAACGCTTGCCAAAGCTAAAGCTGCCGATGCGGTACTGCTCGGTGCGGTTGGTGGTCCTAAATGGGATGCAATTGAGCGCAGTATTCGCCCTGAGCGCGGGCTGCTTAAAATCAGAAGTGAGCTTGGGTTGTTCGCCAACCTTCGCGTTGCTAAGCTTTATCCGCAGCTTGCCAATGCTTCAAGCATCAAGCCTGAGGTGATTGAAGGCTTGGATTTGCTCATCGTTCGTGAGTTGACCGGCGGCATTTATTTTGGTGAGCCGCGCGGTATCCAAACCTTAGATAACGGTGAGCAGCAAGGCTTTAACACCATGGTTTATAAGACCAGTGAGATTGAGCGCATTGGCAAAGTTGCATTTGAGCTTGCCCAAACTCGCGCTAAAGCGTCAGGAACGCCTGCCAAAGTTTGCTCTGTGGACAAAGCCAACGTGCTAGAGGTAACCGAGCTTTGGAAACAAACCATGATAAAATTGCAAGCATCCAGCTACAGCGACGTTAAGCTGTCGCATATGTACGTTGATAACGCAGCAATGCAGCTCATTCGTGCGCCGAAGCAGTTTGATGTGATGGTAACGGGTAACTTATTTGGTGACGTGCTGTCCGACGAAGCAGCAATGCTGACCGGTTCTATTGGCATGCTGCCCTCAGCAAGTTTGGATGAGAGTGGCAAAGGTGTGTATGAGCCGTGTCATGGCTCAGCACCGGATATTGCCGGTCAAGATAAAGCCAACCCGCTTGCCACCATTTTATCAGTTGCCATGATGCTTCGTTATACCTTTAAACAAGAAGATGCCGCGCTTGCTATCGAGCAGGCCGTCAGCGACGTTCTTGATGAGGGGTTGCGAACGCTGGACATTTTAGATAAAAATGAAAGCGGTGTGACTCAAGTCGGCTGTAAACAAATGGGCGAGGCGGTTTTGGCTAAGCTGAACTCATAA
- the leuD gene encoding 3-isopropylmalate dehydratase small subunit gives MQAYHSQTGLVCPLDRSNVDTDQIIPKQFLKSIKRTGFGVNLFDDWRYLDEGFPGQDHSRRPINPDFVLNLPKYQGATILLARKNFGCGSSREHAPWALSEYGFRTVIAPSFADIFYNNCFKNGMLPIVLSEDIVDKLMKAALATEGYTLTADLERQVVITPEGEEFGFEVDAFRKHCLLNGLDDIGLTLQQSDAIKDYEAKMREKTPWVFNEVRA, from the coding sequence ATGCAAGCTTATCATTCCCAAACTGGTCTTGTTTGTCCGCTTGATCGCTCAAACGTCGATACTGACCAAATTATTCCCAAGCAGTTTTTAAAATCCATTAAGCGCACCGGTTTTGGCGTCAACTTATTTGACGATTGGCGCTATCTGGATGAAGGCTTTCCGGGGCAAGACCATTCCCGCCGCCCAATTAACCCTGATTTTGTGCTTAATTTGCCAAAATACCAAGGGGCGACCATTTTGCTGGCTCGTAAAAACTTTGGCTGCGGCTCAAGCCGAGAGCATGCGCCTTGGGCATTGTCCGAGTACGGCTTTCGCACGGTGATTGCGCCAAGCTTTGCTGATATTTTTTATAACAACTGCTTTAAAAACGGCATGTTACCGATCGTGCTGAGCGAAGACATCGTTGATAAATTAATGAAAGCCGCACTTGCTACTGAAGGCTACACCTTGACCGCCGACCTTGAGCGTCAAGTGGTCATTACCCCTGAGGGTGAAGAGTTTGGCTTTGAGGTTGATGCTTTTCGAAAGCACTGCTTGCTAAATGGTCTTGATGACATCGGCTTAACTTTGCAGCAAAGCGATGCCATCAAAGACTATGAAGCCAAAATGCGTGAAAAAACCCCGTGGGTTTTTAACGAGGTTCGAGCTTAA
- the leuC gene encoding 3-isopropylmalate dehydratase large subunit, with the protein MTGQTLYDKLWNAHEVSKRDDGSSLIYIDRHLLHEVTSPQAFEGLELAGRKPWRLSANIASPDHNVPTVTRERAEGVSGIKDEVSRLQVVTLDENCAKFDIAEFTINDSRQGILHVVGPEQGLVLPGMTVVCGDSHTATHGALGCLAHGIGTSEVEHVLATQCLVAKKMKNMQIRVNGELGAGVTPKDVVLAIIAKIGTAGGTGHAVEFAGKVFEDMSMEGRMTVCNMAIEAGARVGMVAVDDTTIDYVKGRPYAPTDAQWEQAEQYWRTLYSDDDAVFDTVIEMDGSQIAPQVSWGTSPEMVVDITESVPTLDQAADAAQKEGWERAYTYMGLTAGQKITDIKLDRIFIGSCTNSRIEDLRDAAAVIKGRKVADNIKEAIVVAGSGQVKLQAEAEGLDTIFTEAGFEWREPGCSMCLAMNADKLEPKEHCASTSNRNFEGRQGNGGRTHLVSPAMAAAAALAGHFVDVRKF; encoded by the coding sequence ATGACCGGTCAAACGTTATACGACAAACTTTGGAACGCTCACGAAGTCAGCAAACGTGATGATGGCTCAAGCCTCATTTATATTGACCGTCATTTACTCCACGAAGTCACAAGCCCGCAAGCCTTTGAAGGTCTTGAGCTGGCAGGTCGCAAACCTTGGCGCTTGTCAGCGAACATCGCAAGCCCCGACCACAACGTCCCTACGGTAACTCGCGAGCGCGCTGAGGGCGTTTCTGGCATCAAAGATGAGGTGTCGCGCTTACAGGTCGTGACTTTGGATGAAAACTGCGCCAAATTTGACATTGCCGAATTTACCATTAACGACTCACGCCAAGGAATCTTGCACGTGGTGGGACCTGAACAAGGTTTGGTGCTTCCCGGAATGACCGTGGTTTGTGGCGACTCACATACCGCAACGCATGGCGCACTTGGCTGCTTGGCGCACGGTATTGGCACTTCTGAAGTTGAGCATGTGCTTGCCACTCAGTGCTTGGTCGCCAAAAAAATGAAAAATATGCAAATCCGCGTTAATGGCGAACTTGGCGCAGGGGTCACCCCAAAGGACGTCGTTCTTGCCATCATTGCTAAAATTGGCACGGCAGGCGGGACAGGTCATGCGGTTGAATTTGCCGGCAAAGTCTTTGAAGACATGAGCATGGAAGGTCGGATGACCGTTTGCAACATGGCGATTGAAGCCGGCGCTCGCGTGGGCATGGTTGCCGTTGATGACACCACCATTGATTATGTCAAAGGTCGTCCTTACGCGCCAACAGACGCGCAGTGGGAACAAGCTGAGCAATATTGGCGAACGCTTTATTCTGATGACGACGCGGTTTTTGATACAGTCATTGAAATGGACGGCAGCCAAATTGCCCCGCAAGTGTCTTGGGGAACGTCGCCTGAAATGGTCGTCGACATTACTGAAAGTGTTCCAACGCTTGACCAAGCGGCAGATGCCGCGCAAAAAGAAGGCTGGGAGCGCGCTTATACCTATATGGGATTGACCGCCGGTCAAAAAATCACTGACATTAAGCTTGACCGAATCTTTATCGGCTCATGTACCAATTCACGAATTGAAGATTTGCGTGATGCGGCAGCCGTGATTAAAGGTCGCAAAGTTGCGGACAACATCAAAGAAGCCATCGTTGTTGCAGGGTCAGGGCAAGTCAAACTACAAGCTGAAGCTGAAGGTTTAGATACCATCTTTACCGAAGCGGGCTTTGAATGGCGCGAGCCTGGCTGCTCGATGTGCTTGGCGATGAACGCCGATAAGCTTGAGCCAAAAGAGCACTGCGCCTCGACCTCAAACCGCAACTTTGAAGGTCGTCAAGGTAACGGCGGTCGCACGCATCTGGTCAGTCCTGCGATGGCAGCCGCTGCCGCTTTGGCCGGTCATTTTGTTGACGTTCGTAAGTTTTAA
- a CDS encoding LysR family transcriptional regulator — MNTTNLTTFVTVMQTGSISGAAEKLFITQPAVSKRIKNLEDEFNITLFDTVGRGIVPTQAATEMLPHAKRWLDDYENFKINLQNAQQTVSGKLVIGTSHHIGLHHLAPVLKHFIQTYPAVQLEVHFVDSEEAHKAVLDGDLSLAFLTLPPVYDKRLSYHTLWSDPLYFMTGTLSPLAKKTNVTLEQLARYPAILPSANTFTSQITLAEFAKHNLKPYATMSTNPLESIRMLVSVGLGWSVLPQTLISQDLARIDIADNIELQRYLGVVINPKLTPSTSVEALLNMLTPIDGE; from the coding sequence TTGAATACCACCAACTTGACGACGTTTGTCACGGTCATGCAAACAGGAAGCATTTCAGGAGCGGCTGAAAAGCTGTTTATCACTCAGCCTGCGGTCAGCAAACGCATTAAAAACTTGGAAGATGAGTTTAATATCACCTTGTTTGACACGGTAGGTCGCGGTATTGTGCCAACCCAAGCGGCAACGGAGATGCTGCCGCACGCTAAGCGTTGGCTTGATGATTATGAAAACTTTAAAATCAACCTGCAAAACGCTCAGCAAACGGTTTCTGGAAAATTGGTCATTGGCACCAGCCACCATATTGGGCTGCATCATTTAGCGCCGGTATTAAAGCACTTTATTCAAACTTATCCTGCCGTTCAGCTTGAAGTCCATTTTGTTGATTCAGAAGAGGCGCATAAAGCGGTTCTCGATGGCGATTTGTCATTGGCGTTTTTAACTTTGCCGCCGGTTTATGATAAGCGCTTGAGCTACCACACGCTTTGGTCAGACCCGCTGTATTTTATGACCGGAACACTCTCGCCCCTTGCCAAAAAAACCAATGTTACTCTTGAGCAATTGGCGCGCTATCCGGCGATTTTGCCGTCTGCAAACACCTTTACCAGTCAAATCACCTTAGCAGAATTTGCCAAGCACAATTTAAAGCCATACGCGACCATGAGCACCAATCCGCTTGAGTCAATTCGGATGCTGGTGTCCGTAGGACTTGGCTGGTCCGTTCTGCCGCAAACTTTGATTAGTCAAGACTTGGCGCGGATTGACATTGCGGACAATATTGAGCTTCAGCGCTACCTTGGCGTGGTGATTAACCCCAAACTTACGCCATCAACCAGTGTTGAGGCGCTCCTTAATATGCTCACGCCCATTGATGGTGAGTGA
- the putP gene encoding sodium/proline symporter PutP: MNGVSGGILVSLGAYFLVMIGIGIYAYFKQNNDAEGYMLGGRNLGPAVTALSAGASDMSGWLLLGLPGYMFADGVVSIWIALGLTCGAFLNYIIVAPRLRVYTEVADNAITLPDYFANRFEDTSHLLRVISAVVIILFFTVYTAASLVGGGKLFESSLNLSYNTGLWVTAGVVVAYTLFGGFLAVSMTDFVQGIIMLFAMVIVPVVAFTDLGGVATTTNTLRNIDPNLLNVTSGMTAIGIISLLAWGLGYFGQPHIIVRFMAIRSVKDIPTARNIGMSWMIVSLIGALMTGFAGRAYVQKTAMSIDDPETIFLVFTQFLFHPLVSGFLLAAILAAIMSTISSQLLVVSSSLTKDVYKLFFDKTAPEARQVLVGRISVVLVAIVAILLASNPESSVLSLVSHAWAGFGAAFAPLVVFSLLWRRMNRNGAVAGMVVGALTVIIWVYGGFEYNGLALNDWLYAIVPGFILSSIAIVAVSLLTGEPKPTVVAKFNEMEQHLNR; this comes from the coding sequence ATGAATGGAGTTTCTGGTGGGATTTTAGTCTCTCTTGGGGCGTATTTTTTGGTAATGATCGGCATTGGGATTTATGCTTATTTTAAGCAAAACAACGATGCCGAGGGTTATATGCTTGGCGGTCGCAACCTAGGTCCTGCGGTCACAGCGCTGTCAGCAGGAGCCTCAGATATGTCGGGTTGGCTACTTTTGGGGCTACCCGGCTACATGTTTGCTGATGGTGTGGTTAGTATTTGGATTGCGCTTGGGCTGACTTGTGGCGCGTTTTTGAACTATATTATCGTTGCACCAAGGCTTCGGGTTTATACCGAGGTTGCAGACAACGCCATTACCCTGCCCGATTATTTTGCCAACCGTTTTGAGGACACCTCGCATTTGCTTCGGGTCATTTCAGCGGTCGTTATTATTTTATTTTTTACCGTTTATACGGCAGCGAGTTTGGTTGGTGGCGGCAAACTGTTTGAAAGCTCGCTGAATTTATCTTACAACACAGGGCTTTGGGTGACTGCCGGTGTGGTTGTCGCTTATACCTTATTTGGTGGCTTTTTGGCGGTATCAATGACCGACTTTGTCCAAGGCATCATCATGCTCTTTGCCATGGTTATTGTCCCTGTGGTGGCGTTTACCGACCTTGGCGGCGTTGCCACAACGACCAATACCTTACGCAATATCGACCCCAATTTATTAAATGTGACCAGTGGAATGACTGCAATCGGCATTATATCGCTGTTGGCTTGGGGGCTTGGCTACTTTGGTCAGCCGCATATTATTGTACGTTTTATGGCAATCCGCTCAGTCAAAGACATCCCAACCGCCCGAAATATCGGTATGAGCTGGATGATTGTTAGCTTGATTGGGGCTTTGATGACGGGCTTTGCAGGGCGCGCTTATGTTCAAAAAACAGCCATGAGCATCGATGACCCTGAAACGATTTTTTTGGTGTTCACGCAGTTTTTATTTCATCCGCTCGTTTCTGGGTTTTTACTTGCGGCAATTTTAGCGGCAATTATGAGTACGATTTCCTCACAGCTGCTCGTCGTCTCAAGCTCGCTGACTAAAGATGTTTACAAGCTATTTTTTGATAAAACCGCACCGGAAGCACGGCAGGTTTTGGTGGGTCGGATTTCGGTTGTCTTGGTCGCTATTGTGGCGATTTTACTGGCGTCCAATCCTGAAAGCTCGGTGCTCAGCCTTGTCTCCCACGCTTGGGCAGGATTTGGGGCGGCATTTGCACCGCTTGTGGTATTTAGCCTACTTTGGCGACGCATGAACCGCAATGGCGCGGTTGCCGGCATGGTTGTGGGTGCGCTGACGGTGATTATTTGGGTTTATGGCGGCTTTGAATATAATGGCTTAGCGCTGAATGATTGGCTGTATGCCATCGTTCCGGGCTTTATTTTAAGCTCGATAGCGATTGTGGCTGTAAGTCTTTTGACGGGCGAACCCAAGCCAACAGTCGTTGCCAAATTCAATGAGATGGAGCAACATTTAAATCGTTAG
- a CDS encoding OmpP1/FadL family transporter: MRKVFQLKSLSIAVAALSVASVASAAGLDRSGQDITAFLQDGLYAEASYTYLDADVGGKDISGNKIDDIAESYDFFRYGVKADLNDTFSVGILYDEPFGAAANYSGNNDFVAQGNLDAAVKYISEGKASSLVDAGTKIDRLAQGAQQAGELAQRLAAQAQAAAQAGNVAQAQELGIQAQEAGKQAQTFKGQAESLGSAVAAAKVELATKGEGTNVEVRTENITGILGAKFGANKEFQIYGGPVAQRVQADVKLRGIAYGPATGYSAYISPDQDYGWLAGMSYSKPEIALKAALTYRSEIDHDVNVAEVYPLIAALGQNPSQSNKMRITTPKSVNLDFQTGINPTTLATAKVRWVPWGDFAIVPPLYNQVSKQNPQYKDNGLPLVSYDKDQWMVELGLAKRLTDALAVTGNIGWDSGAGDPVTSLGPIDGYYSAGLGAKYNLTENWAISAGGKYLWFGDAKGKLPTDKIVGEFTDNDGYALGVKVSYQAK, translated from the coding sequence ATGCGTAAAGTTTTTCAGTTAAAATCGTTATCCATCGCGGTCGCTGCGTTGTCTGTAGCCAGTGTTGCCAGCGCCGCCGGTCTTGACCGTTCGGGACAGGATATCACCGCTTTTTTGCAAGATGGTCTTTATGCTGAAGCCAGTTATACGTATTTGGATGCTGATGTTGGCGGCAAAGATATCTCAGGCAATAAGATCGATGACATAGCGGAGTCTTATGACTTTTTCCGTTATGGCGTAAAAGCGGATTTAAACGATACCTTTAGCGTTGGTATTTTATACGATGAACCGTTTGGCGCAGCGGCAAACTATTCAGGGAATAATGATTTTGTGGCGCAAGGTAACCTTGATGCTGCAGTAAAGTATATTTCAGAGGGTAAGGCAAGTAGCTTAGTAGACGCTGGTACTAAAATTGATCGACTCGCTCAGGGCGCTCAACAAGCAGGAGAGTTAGCGCAGAGATTAGCGGCTCAGGCTCAGGCGGCTGCTCAAGCAGGAAATGTGGCTCAAGCTCAAGAACTCGGCATTCAAGCTCAGGAGGCAGGAAAGCAAGCTCAAACTTTCAAAGGTCAAGCGGAATCGCTAGGCTCAGCAGTTGCAGCCGCTAAAGTCGAGCTTGCCACCAAAGGCGAGGGCACGAATGTTGAAGTCCGTACCGAAAATATCACAGGTATTCTAGGGGCAAAATTTGGCGCAAATAAAGAGTTCCAAATTTATGGCGGTCCTGTGGCTCAGCGCGTTCAAGCGGACGTGAAGCTTCGCGGTATTGCTTATGGTCCTGCAACGGGTTATAGCGCTTATATCAGCCCTGACCAAGATTACGGCTGGCTTGCAGGAATGTCTTATAGCAAGCCTGAGATTGCCCTAAAAGCGGCGCTAACCTATCGCTCTGAGATTGACCATGACGTCAACGTGGCTGAAGTCTATCCGCTAATCGCCGCGTTAGGTCAAAATCCAAGCCAAAGCAACAAAATGCGCATCACTACCCCAAAATCCGTGAACCTTGATTTTCAAACTGGCATCAACCCAACCACCCTTGCGACCGCAAAAGTGCGCTGGGTACCTTGGGGCGATTTTGCCATTGTGCCCCCGCTTTATAATCAAGTCAGTAAGCAAAATCCTCAGTACAAAGATAATGGCTTACCTTTAGTTAGCTATGACAAAGACCAGTGGATGGTTGAATTAGGGCTTGCCAAGCGCTTGACCGATGCTCTAGCCGTAACTGGTAACATCGGTTGGGACAGCGGCGCCGGCGATCCGGTCACCTCACTGGGTCCGATTGATGGCTACTACAGTGCAGGGCTTGGCGCTAAATACAACCTTACTGAGAACTGGGCGATTTCTGCCGGTGGTAAATACTTGTGGTTCGGTGATGCCAAAGGCAAATTGCCAACTGACAAAATTGTTGGCGAATTTACCGACAATGACGGCTATGCGCTTGGCGTAAAAGTGTCTTATCAAGCCAAATAA
- a CDS encoding SlyX family protein, whose product MKKNKPIKDEQLPSNPAFDVEAQLVELQMSVAHLELTVEQLNAVITKQDRHLRTLQRQLQLLYQQIESNQEDEGIAPFDVISDKPPHY is encoded by the coding sequence ATGAAAAAAAATAAACCGATAAAAGATGAGCAACTCCCATCAAATCCAGCTTTTGATGTCGAAGCGCAGTTGGTTGAGCTACAGATGAGCGTGGCGCATCTAGAACTGACCGTTGAGCAGTTGAATGCCGTCATCACTAAACAAGACCGACATTTGCGAACGCTACAAAGGCAATTACAACTGCTTTATCAACAAATTGAAAGCAATCAAGAAGACGAGGGAATTGCGCCTTTTGATGTGATCAGTGACAAACCGCCTCACTATTAA
- a CDS encoding ATP-binding cassette domain-containing protein yields MALIHLKNIHLAFGVAPILDGIDFSLEAGERVCLIGRNGEGKSTLFKLINGSIAPDSGEVIINSSTRVAMLEQDVPESSGRILDIVMGGNQRTAQLLKSYNEQADLCAMGDMKACEHMATLQHDIDAVHGWDLEREATRLIDTMGLDPQADLASLSGGRKRRVLLARALVTRPDVLLLDEPTNHLDVDSIEWLERFLLDWQGLTLLFVTHDRAFVNKLATRIIELDRGQLTSYDVTQGAKGYARYQELKEQQLAAEEKSNANFDKKLAQEEVWIRQGIKARRTRNEGRVRALKALREERRERRDQVGNVNISMNDGEKSGKLVCKVKNLHLEYDGNVLVDSFSTTVMRGDKIGIIGPNGAGKTTLIKALLGMSDNEVTQSGSVTLGTNLQIAFFDQLRDQLDLEATVAQNVSEGSDYIEVNGRKTHIMSYLQDFLFAPERARTPVKALSGGERNRVLLAKQLLKPANILVLDEPTNDLDMPTLELLEESVASFNGTILLISHDRSFMDNVVTSTWVFDEDENGNGIVNEYVGGYQEYLIQKERSDAILAKNKKEAAINKKSDQAAASAKAVTKPAKKLSFNEQRELDLLPEAIAALEAEQQELQEKLADGSWFITDMDAATKASERLAVIDEEMMMKLERWDELEG; encoded by the coding sequence ATGGCTCTGATTCATCTTAAAAATATTCATCTTGCTTTTGGTGTTGCACCGATTTTGGACGGTATCGATTTTAGCCTTGAGGCGGGCGAACGCGTCTGTTTGATCGGTCGTAATGGTGAGGGCAAATCCACCTTATTTAAGCTTATTAACGGCAGCATTGCACCCGACAGCGGCGAAGTTATTATCAATAGTAGTACGCGCGTTGCTATGCTTGAGCAGGACGTTCCAGAATCCAGCGGTCGCATTTTAGACATCGTCATGGGCGGCAATCAGCGCACGGCGCAGCTGCTAAAAAGCTACAATGAGCAAGCAGATTTGTGCGCGATGGGCGACATGAAGGCTTGCGAGCACATGGCGACCTTGCAGCATGACATTGATGCCGTTCATGGTTGGGATTTGGAGCGTGAAGCGACGCGTTTGATAGATACGATGGGGCTTGACCCACAAGCGGATTTGGCATCATTGTCTGGCGGTCGAAAACGCCGTGTTTTGCTTGCCCGTGCCTTGGTCACGCGTCCTGACGTGTTACTGCTTGATGAGCCAACCAACCATTTAGACGTCGATAGCATCGAGTGGCTTGAGCGCTTTTTGCTAGATTGGCAAGGCTTAACTTTGCTATTTGTCACCCACGATCGCGCTTTTGTCAATAAGCTCGCCACGCGCATCATTGAGCTTGACCGTGGTCAGCTGACAAGCTATGACGTGACTCAAGGCGCAAAAGGCTACGCCCGCTATCAAGAGTTAAAAGAACAGCAGCTTGCCGCAGAAGAAAAAAGCAACGCCAATTTTGATAAAAAATTAGCTCAAGAAGAAGTTTGGATTCGCCAAGGCATCAAAGCGCGGCGAACCCGCAACGAAGGTCGCGTTCGCGCTCTCAAAGCACTTCGTGAAGAGCGCCGCGAGCGCCGTGACCAAGTCGGTAACGTCAATATCAGCATGAACGATGGTGAAAAAAGCGGCAAGCTGGTTTGTAAAGTTAAAAACTTGCATCTTGAATATGACGGCAACGTCTTAGTCGACAGCTTCAGCACCACCGTGATGCGCGGCGACAAAATCGGCATCATCGGTCCTAATGGCGCGGGTAAAACCACCCTGATTAAAGCGCTCCTTGGCATGTCAGATAATGAAGTTACCCAATCAGGCAGCGTCACTCTTGGTACTAATTTACAAATTGCGTTTTTTGATCAACTTCGTGATCAGCTTGATTTAGAGGCAACCGTCGCCCAAAACGTATCCGAAGGCTCAGACTATATCGAAGTCAATGGTCGCAAAACCCATATCATGAGCTACTTGCAAGACTTTTTATTTGCCCCAGAACGCGCGCGAACACCCGTCAAAGCATTGTCAGGTGGCGAGCGCAATCGGGTACTGCTTGCCAAGCAGCTGCTAAAGCCTGCCAACATCTTAGTGCTGGATGAGCCCACTAACGATTTGGATATGCCAACGCTTGAATTGTTAGAAGAGTCGGTTGCAAGCTTTAATGGCACGATTTTACTTATCAGCCATGACCGCTCATTTATGGACAACGTCGTTACCTCAACTTGGGTCTTCGATGAAGACGAAAATGGCAACGGCATTGTCAATGAATATGTCGGTGGTTATCAAGAATATTTAATCCAAAAAGAACGCAGCGATGCAATTTTAGCCAAAAACAAAAAAGAAGCAGCAATCAATAAAAAAAGCGACCAAGCAGCAGCGTCAGCTAAAGCGGTGACAAAACCTGCCAAAAAGCTGAGCTTCAATGAGCAACGCGAGCTTGATTTGTTGCCTGAGGCGATTGCTGCCCTAGAAGCCGAACAACAAGAGCTTCAAGAAAAACTTGCCGATGGTTCGTGGTTTATAACCGATATGGACGCGGCAACCAAAGCAAGCGAGCGCTTAGCTGTCATTGATGAAGAGATGATGATGAAGCTTGAACGCTGGGATGAGCTTGAAGGTTAA